From the genome of Phreatobacter cathodiphilus, one region includes:
- the bcsS gene encoding cellulose biosynthesis protein BcsS codes for MRAWRVWGAFAVAWLPVAALAEAPGEPRSTRFLGLDAAFDGVHLSAGFDLSPWRGADGRGFTLRATAGTGLSRFRIDPALPDRVSETVTSARLLAGWREQGTWGSATLFAGLAMEARRLSPALPDPHLGTRLGPALVLDAWLTPADRVAVQVHATYATPFDAASLRIAPGYRVASGVHVGPEATLSAHHGTLRTRLGLHVTGITIGPVGLRLSGGYARDRGGGGGVYGGLSLWRDY; via the coding sequence ATGCGCGCATGGAGAGTGTGGGGAGCCTTCGCCGTCGCATGGTTGCCGGTCGCGGCTCTCGCCGAGGCGCCCGGCGAACCGCGCTCCACCCGTTTCCTGGGGCTCGACGCGGCCTTCGACGGGGTCCATCTCTCCGCCGGCTTCGACCTCTCTCCGTGGCGGGGCGCAGACGGCCGCGGCTTCACCCTGCGCGCCACGGCCGGCACCGGCCTCTCCCGCTTCCGCATCGATCCGGCCCTGCCCGACCGGGTGAGCGAAACGGTCACCAGCGCGCGGCTCCTGGCGGGCTGGCGCGAGCAGGGCACCTGGGGCTCGGCGACCCTCTTCGCCGGCCTGGCGATGGAAGCGCGGCGGCTCTCGCCCGCCCTGCCCGATCCCCATCTCGGCACCAGGCTGGGGCCCGCGCTCGTCCTCGACGCCTGGCTGACCCCGGCCGACCGGGTCGCCGTCCAGGTCCACGCCACCTATGCCACCCCCTTCGACGCGGCGAGCCTGCGCATCGCGCCGGGCTATCGCGTCGCCTCCGGCGTCCATGTCGGGCCGGAGGCGACGCTCAGTGCCCATCACGGCACGCTGCGCACCCGCCTTGGCCTGCATGTCACCGGCATCACCATCGGGCCGGTGGGGCTGCGGCTCTCGGGCGGCTATGCGCGGGACCGCGGCGGCGGCGGCGGGGTCTACGGCGGCCTGTCGCTGTGGCGGGACTATTGA
- a CDS encoding glycosyltransferase translates to MTQDIPTAGAPELTVVVPSYNERENVPELARRLDGVLAGIAWEMIVVDDDSPDGTAAVVKEISRRDPRVRCIRRVGRRGLAGACIEGMLASSAPVVAVMDGDLQHDETILPAMLEQIRAGHDLVVASRNIAGGSKTEGLTPIRQGISDLGRRLSSMILKAPLSDPMSGFFMIRRDIVEEVAPRLSTTGFKILADIAASVPRAPRLAEVPFVFRERIHGESKLDAKVALDYVGFVLNKLSGGIIPLRFIFFALVGTSGLLVHLAVLYAGLTLDLRFEWAQTLATYVAMTSNFVINNEITYRDARLKGGRFLTGLVLFYLVCSIGAFGNVGVASWLYAGDVDWWLSGLAGAVMGAVFNYAASSALVWRR, encoded by the coding sequence ATGACCCAGGACATCCCCACCGCCGGCGCCCCCGAACTGACGGTGGTCGTGCCCAGCTACAACGAACGCGAGAACGTGCCGGAACTGGCGCGACGCCTCGACGGCGTGCTCGCCGGCATCGCCTGGGAGATGATCGTCGTCGACGACGACAGCCCGGACGGAACGGCGGCCGTGGTCAAGGAGATTTCCCGCCGTGATCCCCGCGTGCGCTGCATCCGCCGGGTGGGGCGGCGGGGTCTCGCCGGGGCCTGCATCGAGGGGATGCTCGCTTCCTCCGCGCCGGTCGTCGCCGTCATGGACGGCGACCTGCAGCATGACGAGACGATTCTGCCGGCCATGCTGGAGCAGATCCGCGCCGGCCATGACCTCGTCGTCGCCAGCCGCAACATCGCCGGCGGATCGAAGACCGAGGGCCTGACGCCGATCCGCCAGGGCATTTCGGACCTCGGGCGGCGTCTGTCGTCGATGATCCTCAAGGCGCCGCTCTCCGACCCCATGTCCGGCTTCTTCATGATCCGCCGCGACATCGTCGAGGAGGTGGCGCCGCGCCTCTCCACCACCGGCTTCAAGATTCTGGCCGACATCGCCGCCTCGGTGCCCCGGGCCCCGCGCCTCGCCGAGGTGCCCTTCGTCTTCCGCGAGCGCATCCACGGCGAGAGCAAGCTCGATGCGAAGGTGGCGCTCGACTATGTCGGCTTCGTTCTCAACAAGCTGTCGGGCGGCATCATCCCGCTGCGCTTCATCTTCTTCGCGCTGGTGGGGACGAGCGGCCTGCTCGTTCATCTGGCGGTGCTCTATGCCGGGCTGACGCTCGACCTGCGCTTCGAATGGGCGCAGACGCTGGCGACCTATGTCGCCATGACGTCGAATTTCGTCATCAACAACGAGATCACCTATCGCGACGCGCGGCTGAAGGGCGGGCGCTTCCTGACCGGGCTCGTGCTCTTCTATCTCGTCTGCAGCATCGGCGCCTTCGGCAATGTGGGCGTGGCGAGCTGGCTCTATGCCGGCGACGTCGACTGGTGGCTGTCCGGCCTCGCCGGCGCCGTCATGGGCGCGGTCTTCAACTATGCCGCTTCCTCCGCCCTCGTCTGGCGGCGCTGA
- a CDS encoding exopolysaccharide biosynthesis protein, with amino-acid sequence MTPDSSTLRTSEVFIALKTVGDADRISLEQLTRTLGDRAFGLLVLIFALPNIIPMIPGVSTVSGVVIGLVGLQMMVGRHAPWLPAAIGEKTLPRAQLAAMVDRTVGWVARLERVARPRWTFMTRGLGHVALGAMFVLLGGILALPLSWIGNFPPGVALVVLSIGLLEEDGVLVVIGHAIGILATVLVLALVAALVAAAVASFGWLTS; translated from the coding sequence GTGACACCCGATTCTTCGACGCTTCGGACCTCCGAGGTCTTCATCGCCCTCAAGACGGTGGGCGATGCGGACCGGATTTCGCTGGAGCAACTGACCCGGACGCTCGGAGACCGCGCCTTCGGGCTACTCGTGCTCATCTTCGCGCTGCCCAACATCATCCCGATGATCCCCGGCGTCTCCACCGTCTCGGGCGTGGTCATCGGCCTCGTCGGGCTGCAGATGATGGTGGGGCGGCATGCGCCGTGGCTGCCGGCGGCCATCGGGGAGAAGACGCTGCCTCGCGCCCAGCTCGCCGCCATGGTGGACCGGACGGTCGGCTGGGTGGCCCGGCTCGAGCGTGTGGCGCGGCCGCGCTGGACCTTCATGACGCGGGGCCTCGGCCATGTGGCGCTCGGCGCCATGTTCGTGCTGCTCGGCGGCATCCTCGCCCTGCCGCTGTCGTGGATCGGCAATTTCCCGCCCGGCGTCGCGCTGGTGGTGCTCTCCATCGGCCTGCTGGAGGAGGACGGTGTGCTGGTCGTCATCGGCCACGCCATCGGCATCCTCGCCACCGTGCTGGTCCTGGCGCTGGTGGCGGCGCTGGTGGCGGCGGCCGTCGCCAGTTTCGGCTGGCTGACCTCCTGA
- a CDS encoding DUF3617 domain-containing protein: MLRVLLLVGLAAGPALAQPLTELPLRRPGYWEIRMMTGGGPGGQEFTLQTCTDAATERQMVQYGFGQLGRQCQRYDIRRDGEDVVIESDCQIGQTRTTARSVISGDLRASYSLRIEGTVQVLGQPELQQTLTTQQGRFVSARCGGGLRPGDILLPGGQRLNIRDLAGTGDQAATPRQP; encoded by the coding sequence ATGCTGAGGGTTCTGCTTCTCGTCGGCCTCGCCGCCGGCCCCGCCCTCGCGCAGCCGCTGACCGAACTGCCCCTGCGCCGTCCCGGCTACTGGGAGATCCGCATGATGACCGGCGGCGGGCCCGGCGGCCAGGAATTCACCCTGCAGACCTGCACCGATGCCGCCACCGAGCGGCAGATGGTGCAATACGGCTTCGGCCAGCTCGGCCGGCAGTGCCAGCGCTACGACATCCGCCGCGACGGCGAGGATGTGGTCATCGAGAGCGACTGCCAGATCGGCCAGACGCGCACCACGGCGCGCTCGGTCATCTCCGGCGACCTCAGGGCCAGCTATTCGCTGCGCATCGAGGGGACGGTCCAGGTCCTCGGCCAGCCGGAACTGCAACAGACGCTGACCACCCAGCAGGGCCGCTTCGTCTCGGCCCGCTGCGGCGGCGGGCTCCGGCCCGGCGACATCCTGCTGCCCGGCGGCCAGCGCCTCAACATCCGCGATCTCGCCGGCACCGGCGACCAGGCGGCGACGCCCCGCCAGCCCTGA
- the gpt gene encoding xanthine phosphoribosyltransferase: MATPNPEKAFPVSWDQFHRDARALAWRISGAGPFRAIVCITRGGLVPAAIVTRELGIRMIETVCIASYHDYQSQGQLKVIKEVAPHLLSDGGEGILVVDDLVDTGKTAKVVREMLPKAHFATVYAKPQGRPMVDTFVTEVSQDTWIYFPWDMGYTFQPPIRDAG, translated from the coding sequence ATGGCGACCCCGAATCCGGAAAAGGCCTTCCCCGTCTCCTGGGACCAGTTCCACCGCGACGCCCGCGCGCTCGCCTGGCGGATCAGCGGCGCCGGGCCCTTCCGCGCCATCGTCTGCATCACCCGCGGCGGCCTCGTTCCGGCGGCCATCGTCACCCGCGAGCTCGGCATCCGCATGATCGAGACGGTCTGCATCGCCAGCTACCACGACTACCAGAGCCAGGGGCAGCTCAAGGTGATCAAGGAGGTCGCCCCGCATCTCCTTTCCGACGGCGGCGAGGGCATCCTCGTGGTCGACGACCTCGTCGACACCGGCAAGACCGCCAAGGTCGTGCGCGAAATGCTGCCGAAAGCCCATTTCGCCACCGTCTATGCCAAGCCGCAGGGCCGGCCCATGGTCGACACCTTCGTCACCGAGGTCTCGCAGGACACCTGGATCTATTTCCCCTGGGACATGGGCTACACCTTCCAGCCGCCGATCCGCGACGCCGGCTGA
- a CDS encoding exopolysaccharide biosynthesis protein, with the protein MPAPEKTSQIIAALMSAQASSHSEVLGNLTVGDLMASLRSRAFGLSLILFGLPNLLPIPGLPILTGIVLVLLALQILVGREVPWLPARIAGTALPRARLTQVVNRTLPLLRRIETVTRPRFAVAAGPAARRVVGLAVLVLAVLLIIVPIPWIGSMPQGLALCVLGLGLTERDGVLVTAGFVLAAIATAVGAGIGYTVVASTLAVLF; encoded by the coding sequence GTGCCCGCCCCAGAAAAGACCTCGCAGATCATCGCGGCGCTGATGTCGGCCCAGGCGTCCAGCCATTCGGAGGTGCTGGGAAACCTGACAGTCGGCGACCTGATGGCCTCGCTGCGCTCGCGCGCCTTCGGCCTTTCGCTGATCCTGTTCGGCCTGCCGAACCTCCTGCCGATTCCCGGCCTGCCCATCTTGACCGGCATCGTGCTGGTGCTGCTGGCGCTGCAGATCCTCGTCGGACGCGAGGTGCCCTGGCTGCCGGCGCGCATCGCCGGCACGGCCCTGCCACGCGCCCGGCTGACGCAGGTGGTGAACCGCACCCTGCCGCTGCTCAGGCGGATCGAGACCGTGACGCGCCCGCGCTTCGCCGTGGCCGCGGGCCCGGCGGCGCGCCGGGTCGTCGGCCTCGCCGTGCTGGTGCTCGCGGTGCTGCTGATCATCGTCCCGATTCCCTGGATCGGCTCCATGCCCCAGGGCCTCGCGCTCTGCGTGCTCGGCCTCGGCCTGACCGAGAGGGACGGGGTTCTCGTGACGGCGGGATTCGTCCTCGCCGCGATTGCCACGGCGGTCGGCGCCGGAATCGGCTACACGGTCGTGGCGAGTACCCTTGCCGTCCTGTTCTGA
- a CDS encoding class I SAM-dependent methyltransferase: protein MDAIYRWQVGIYDATRKFYLLGRDRLIDELAPPAGGTVLEVGCGTGRNLVVAARRYPQARFYGFDVSPVMLAEARRAVARAGLADRIRLARADAAGFDPLTCFARDGFDRVFCSYTLSMIPPWQEALGRAMAAVLPGGSLHVVDFGGQGQLPALFRLGLRAWLAQFHVTPRDGVAETLAALAATEGCALRLERPYRDYAVHAVATRPALA from the coding sequence ATGGACGCCATCTACCGCTGGCAGGTCGGCATCTATGACGCCACGCGCAAGTTCTACCTGCTCGGCCGCGACCGCCTGATCGACGAGCTCGCGCCGCCCGCCGGGGGCACCGTGCTGGAGGTCGGCTGCGGCACGGGTCGCAACCTCGTCGTGGCGGCGCGGCGCTACCCGCAAGCGCGCTTCTACGGCTTCGACGTCAGCCCGGTCATGCTGGCGGAAGCCCGCCGCGCCGTCGCTCGCGCGGGGCTCGCCGACCGCATCCGCCTCGCCCGGGCGGACGCCGCCGGGTTCGATCCGCTCACCTGTTTCGCCCGTGACGGTTTCGACCGGGTGTTCTGCTCCTACACGCTGTCGATGATTCCGCCCTGGCAGGAGGCCCTCGGGCGGGCCATGGCGGCAGTCCTGCCCGGCGGTTCGCTCCACGTGGTGGATTTCGGCGGGCAGGGGCAATTGCCCGCCCTGTTCCGCTTGGGCCTGCGCGCCTGGCTGGCGCAGTTCCACGTGACGCCGCGGGACGGCGTCGCCGAGACCCTCGCGGCCCTGGCGGCGACGGAGGGCTGCGCCCTGCGACTGGAACGGCCTTACCGCGACTACGCGGTCCATGCCGTTGCGACACGTCCTGCCCTTGCTTGA
- a CDS encoding DUF3419 family protein, whose protein sequence is MTLAAGEARKATQRNIGRAVARHRPLSRAGLQEQLFTLMFSGLVYPQIWEDPEIDMEALALGPADHVVAIASGGCNVLSYLVAGPAAITAVDLNAHHVALNRLKLAAALHLPDHDSFFRFFGRADNRANIAAYDLHLRDRLDPATRAYWERRDWAGRRRIRQFSDNIYRKGLLGWMIGTGHAVARLHGRDPRRMLEARSLADQRAIFDAELKPLFASPLVRWLVKNPASLYGLGIPPAQYQALLTSAKAGGGMEEVLVARLERLACGFPLESNYFAWQAFGRRYQGAAGAVPPYLAAGHFDTVRSRAGRVEVRHENFIDHLESLPPASRDAYVLLDAQDWMTDAVLNRLWAAILRTARPGARVIFRTAAEESLLPGRLSPGILARFTYDAERCRAWTERDRSSIYGGFHLYTLAAP, encoded by the coding sequence ATGACTCTGGCGGCAGGCGAGGCGCGCAAGGCGACCCAGCGCAATATCGGGCGGGCCGTCGCCCGCCACCGGCCGCTGTCGCGGGCGGGACTGCAGGAGCAACTCTTCACGCTGATGTTCTCCGGCCTCGTCTATCCGCAGATCTGGGAGGATCCGGAGATCGACATGGAGGCGCTGGCGCTCGGCCCCGCGGATCACGTGGTGGCCATCGCCTCCGGTGGCTGCAACGTCCTCAGCTATCTCGTCGCCGGCCCTGCCGCGATCACCGCCGTCGACCTCAACGCCCATCACGTGGCGCTGAACCGGCTGAAGCTCGCCGCGGCCCTCCACCTGCCCGACCACGACAGCTTCTTCCGCTTCTTCGGCCGGGCCGACAACCGCGCCAATATCGCCGCCTACGACCTCCATCTGCGCGACCGGCTCGATCCGGCGACGCGCGCCTACTGGGAGCGGCGCGACTGGGCCGGGCGGCGGCGCATCCGGCAGTTTTCCGACAACATCTACCGCAAGGGCCTGCTCGGCTGGATGATCGGCACCGGCCATGCGGTCGCGCGGCTGCACGGCCGCGATCCCCGCCGCATGCTGGAAGCGCGCTCGCTCGCCGACCAGCGCGCCATCTTTGACGCGGAGCTGAAGCCGCTCTTCGCCTCGCCGCTGGTGCGCTGGCTGGTGAAGAACCCCGCCTCGCTCTACGGGCTCGGCATTCCGCCGGCCCAGTATCAGGCGCTGCTGACCTCGGCGAAGGCGGGCGGCGGGATGGAGGAGGTGCTGGTGGCACGCCTCGAACGTCTCGCCTGCGGCTTCCCGCTGGAGAGCAACTACTTCGCCTGGCAGGCCTTCGGCCGGCGCTATCAGGGTGCGGCGGGCGCCGTGCCGCCCTATCTCGCGGCCGGCCATTTCGACACGGTGCGGTCCCGTGCCGGCCGTGTCGAGGTGCGTCACGAGAATTTCATCGACCATCTGGAGAGCCTGCCGCCGGCCTCCCGCGACGCCTATGTGCTGCTCGACGCGCAGGACTGGATGACGGACGCGGTGCTGAACCGGCTCTGGGCGGCGATCCTGCGCACCGCCAGGCCCGGCGCCCGCGTCATCTTCCGGACGGCGGCGGAGGAGAGCCTGCTGCCCGGCCGCCTCTCGCCGGGGATCCTGGCGCGCTTCACCTATGACGCGGAGCGCTGCCGCGCCTGGACGGAGCGCGACCGCTCGTCGATCTACGGCGGCTTCCACCTCTACACCCTGGCCGCGCCGTGA
- a CDS encoding usg protein, which produces MPEPSPAPAARRVDADFVRLIEGYSLTTAEILYRMPDHPLLLQTYLWQDYDQAPYFPVLKRFLAFWEKSLDGRLHAVTVASSRLVRPCEFRLAQSVAWLH; this is translated from the coding sequence ATGCCAGAGCCGTCCCCAGCCCCCGCCGCCCGCCGCGTCGACGCGGATTTCGTGCGGCTCATCGAAGGCTATTCCCTCACCACCGCCGAAATCCTGTACCGCATGCCGGACCACCCTCTGCTCCTGCAGACCTATCTCTGGCAGGACTACGACCAGGCGCCCTATTTCCCGGTGCTGAAGCGCTTCCTCGCCTTCTGGGAGAAAAGCCTCGACGGCCGGCTGCATGCGGTGACCGTCGCTTCCTCGCGCCTGGTGCGACCCTGCGAGTTCAGGCTGGCGCAGAGCGTGGCCTGGCTGCACTGA
- a CDS encoding zinc-finger domain-containing protein encodes MADHIVPHFANDDGVAVIHIGVKEFQCMGARAPFDHPHVFLDIGGDTEIVCPYCSTLYKHDPALHADETRPAGAYVKTLADA; translated from the coding sequence ATGGCCGATCACATCGTGCCCCATTTCGCCAATGACGACGGCGTCGCCGTCATCCATATCGGCGTCAAGGAATTCCAGTGCATGGGCGCCCGCGCGCCTTTCGACCACCCGCACGTCTTCCTCGACATTGGCGGCGACACCGAGATCGTCTGCCCCTATTGCTCGACGCTCTACAAGCACGATCCGGCGCTGCATGCCGACGAGACCCGCCCTGCCGGCGCCTATGTGAAGACCCTCGCCGACGCCTGA
- a CDS encoding glycosyltransferase family 39 protein — translation MTAIRLWAAGSLGLAADEAYYWIWSKNLAFGYFDHPPMVAVLIRASTAVFGDGEFGIRWLSVLLGAAASLGVWRLVWRLTDDRAAAIAGAGMVQATLFLGAGAVLVTPDTPLVLFWTLALLALVEVWRTGKGAWWLAAGLSVGLAFVSKYTAVFLGLAILLWIVLVPELRRWLRSPWPYAGGVLCLLVMAPVLWWNVAHGGASLTKQFGRAVPKAFDPRFVPEFVAGQAALLTPLVGIVVLWGLWVAARRTLGQREPGAVLVTVSVLPLLAYLLWYALFDRVQGNWTACLLPASVAAAVMGAKALPAAPAMAAVVRASLRWSVVTGVALGLFVLGHAAFRLAPLAIDPTGQLHGWRAAAAAVEAVAERTGAGTIGTASYTTTAHLRFYGSGRPPVVQLGERLRYAMEPEPDTATIAARPVLVAVESRREAEVAARLGRHYRVVEPAGAVDRLWRPRFGLTDRMDRLVLFLVREPVAPGVPDLAAPQ, via the coding sequence TTGACCGCGATCCGCCTGTGGGCGGCGGGATCGCTCGGCCTCGCCGCCGACGAGGCCTATTACTGGATCTGGTCGAAGAACCTCGCCTTCGGCTATTTCGACCACCCGCCGATGGTGGCGGTGCTGATCCGCGCCTCCACCGCCGTTTTCGGCGACGGCGAATTCGGCATTCGCTGGCTCTCGGTGCTGCTCGGGGCGGCGGCGAGCCTCGGCGTCTGGCGGCTGGTGTGGCGGCTCACCGACGATCGCGCCGCGGCGATCGCCGGGGCAGGCATGGTGCAGGCGACCCTGTTCCTCGGCGCCGGCGCGGTCCTGGTGACGCCGGACACGCCGCTGGTGCTGTTCTGGACGCTCGCGCTGCTGGCGCTGGTGGAGGTGTGGCGGACGGGGAAGGGAGCCTGGTGGCTCGCCGCCGGCCTGTCGGTCGGCCTCGCCTTCGTCTCCAAATACACCGCCGTCTTCCTCGGCCTCGCCATCCTCCTGTGGATCGTGCTGGTGCCGGAGCTTCGGCGCTGGCTGCGCTCGCCCTGGCCCTATGCGGGCGGCGTGCTCTGTCTCCTGGTGATGGCGCCGGTGCTGTGGTGGAACGTCGCCCATGGCGGCGCCTCGCTCACCAAGCAGTTCGGCCGCGCCGTGCCGAAGGCCTTCGATCCGCGCTTCGTGCCGGAATTCGTCGCCGGGCAGGCGGCGCTGCTGACGCCGCTGGTCGGGATCGTGGTGCTCTGGGGGCTCTGGGTAGCGGCGCGGCGAACCCTGGGTCAGCGCGAGCCGGGCGCGGTACTGGTCACCGTCTCGGTGCTGCCGCTGCTCGCCTATCTCCTCTGGTACGCGCTGTTCGACCGGGTGCAGGGCAACTGGACCGCCTGCCTGCTGCCGGCCTCCGTCGCCGCTGCCGTGATGGGCGCCAAGGCCCTGCCGGCCGCGCCCGCCATGGCAGCCGTGGTCAGGGCGAGCCTGCGCTGGTCGGTGGTGACCGGCGTGGCCCTCGGTCTCTTCGTCCTCGGCCACGCGGCGTTCCGGCTGGCGCCGCTCGCCATCGACCCTACCGGGCAGCTCCATGGCTGGCGGGCCGCGGCGGCGGCGGTTGAGGCCGTGGCGGAGCGGACCGGGGCGGGGACGATCGGCACGGCCAGCTACACGACGACGGCGCATCTGCGCTTCTACGGGTCCGGCCGGCCGCCGGTGGTCCAGCTTGGCGAGCGGCTGCGCTATGCCATGGAGCCGGAGCCCGACACCGCCACCATCGCCGCGCGGCCGGTGCTCGTCGCGGTCGAGAGCCGCCGCGAGGCGGAGGTCGCCGCGCGGCTCGGGCGGCACTACCGCGTCGTGGAGCCGGCAGGGGCGGTGGACCGGCTCTGGCGGCCGCGCTTCGGCCTGACGGACCGGATGGACCGGCTGGTGCTCTTCCTGGTGCGCGAGCCGGTGGCGCCGGGGGTTCCCGACCTCGCCGCGCCTCAATAG
- a CDS encoding FAD-dependent monooxygenase has translation MAGARHVTIAGAGIGGLTAALCLARAGFAVTVLERAPALEEVGAGIQLSPNASRVLIALGLAEALAPVVVTPAGMDVRSGPSGALLAAADLGTEAARRWGAPWWVVHRADLLAVLAEAAAREPLVQVETAAAVETVTRAAVGFALTVAGGARREVPALVGADGIRSVVRLSLGDAAPPTFRRRSAFRATLDMAAVPAALRGDRLGLWLGPDVHLVHYPLRAGSLCNVVVIIGDEAPIEGWRAPGDPAVVAARLAHWSGAPRQLVAAAGPWQRWSLADRPTWFGRGEGAATLLGDAAHAMLPFVAQGGAMAVEDAAVLARCCAAAPDDLPRAFRAYEGERAARVARIQSLARRNGAIYHLKGPAAFARDATIRLMGGRGLLARQDWIYAYRP, from the coding sequence GTGGCCGGCGCTCGCCACGTCACCATCGCCGGGGCCGGCATCGGCGGGCTGACGGCGGCCCTGTGCCTCGCCCGCGCCGGCTTCGCGGTCACCGTGCTCGAACGCGCCCCGGCGCTTGAGGAGGTCGGCGCCGGCATCCAGCTCTCCCCCAATGCCAGCCGCGTGCTGATCGCGCTCGGCCTCGCCGAGGCGCTGGCGCCCGTCGTGGTGACGCCCGCGGGCATGGACGTGCGCTCCGGCCCCTCGGGGGCCCTGCTCGCCGCCGCCGACCTCGGCACTGAGGCGGCGCGGCGCTGGGGTGCGCCGTGGTGGGTCGTCCACCGCGCCGACCTTCTCGCCGTGCTGGCGGAGGCGGCGGCGCGCGAGCCCCTGGTGCAGGTCGAGACCGCCGCGGCCGTGGAGACGGTGACGCGGGCGGCGGTCGGCTTCGCCCTCACGGTGGCGGGCGGCGCGCGTCGTGAGGTGCCGGCGCTCGTCGGCGCGGACGGTATCCGCTCGGTGGTGCGCCTGAGCCTCGGCGATGCCGCCCCGCCGACCTTCCGCCGGCGCAGCGCCTTCCGCGCCACACTCGACATGGCGGCCGTGCCGGCCGCTCTGCGCGGCGACAGGCTCGGCCTCTGGCTGGGGCCGGACGTCCATCTGGTGCACTATCCGCTGCGGGCGGGAAGCCTCTGCAACGTCGTCGTCATCATCGGCGACGAGGCACCGATCGAGGGCTGGCGCGCGCCCGGCGATCCCGCCGTCGTCGCCGCCCGTCTGGCGCACTGGTCCGGGGCGCCGCGGCAGCTCGTGGCCGCGGCCGGCCCCTGGCAGCGCTGGTCGCTCGCCGACCGCCCGACCTGGTTCGGCCGGGGGGAGGGGGCGGCGACGCTCCTCGGCGACGCGGCCCATGCCATGCTGCCCTTCGTCGCCCAGGGCGGCGCCATGGCCGTCGAGGATGCGGCCGTGCTCGCCCGCTGCTGCGCCGCGGCGCCCGACGACCTGCCGCGGGCCTTTCGCGCCTATGAGGGCGAACGCGCCGCCCGCGTCGCCCGCATCCAGTCGCTCGCACGGCGCAACGGCGCGATCTACCACCTGAAAGGACCCGCCGCCTTCGCCCGCGACGCCACCATCCGCCTCATGGGCGGGCGCGGCCTCCTCGCCCGGCAGGACTGGATCTACGCCTACAGACCCTGA